One stretch of Sander vitreus isolate 19-12246 chromosome 16, sanVit1, whole genome shotgun sequence DNA includes these proteins:
- the naif1 gene encoding nuclear apoptosis-inducing factor 1: protein MASVAKKRKMNFSEREVEIIVEEIEKQKHTLVNHFNAGVTHMAKNNAWVDILKKVNAVTTCPRELPEVKKKWSDMKTEVRRKVAQARAAIEGISADCTPVPVILTAMQQRICNLLGEATIISLPAGDSDAEITLPVTVNTATNVTLADTLPSGSGTDCDEAKPLTETTYHTLEEDGGVVEYCTTTVSDSTPTVTAVEAPVEMLASSSASPPPPQGQAKPQELKSRIALNSARLLQEQRVTNVHIRQIAQHLEGQNELLQMMRRSQEAQAFAQERQAQALEGTQAALLALVQMIRPALKDLRKFLQSGNEVTNPSSSAAGAIADGAGTEEQSRPKTPPRPPQQAEETQ, encoded by the exons ATGGCATCGGTcgcgaaaaaaagaaaaatgaatttctcggagagagaggtggaaatTATTGTGGAAGAAATAGagaaacaaaagcacacactGGTTAACCACTTCAATGCTGGAGTCACCCACATGGCAAAGAATAACGCGTGGGTGGATATCCTGAAAAAGGTGAACGCTGTCACCACCTGTCCCAGAGAGTTGCCCGAGGTGAAAAAGAAGTGGTCTGACATGAAGACGGAAGTCCGGCGGAAAGTGGCCCAGGCGCGGGCTGCTATAGAGGGAATCTCCGCTGACTGCACTCCAGTTCCCGTCATCCTCACCGCTATGCAGCAGAGGATCTGTAACCTCCTGGGGGAGGCCACCATCATCAGCTTACCTGCAGGAGACTCGGATGCTGAGATAACTTTACCTGTTACAGTGAACACTGCCACCAACGTCACACTAGCAGACA CTCTTCCATCGGGCTCAGGTACAGACTGTGATGAAGCAAAGCCACtca CTGAAACAACTTACCACACCCTGGAGGAGGATGGAGGCGTAGTGGAGTACTGCACCACCACTGTAAGTGACTCCACCCCCACTGTGACAGCCGTTGAGGCTCCGGTGGAGATGCTGGCCTCATCCTCAGCTTCTCCACCTCCGCCTCAGGGTCAGGCCAAACCTCAGGAGCTGAAGAGCCGCATTGCCCTCAACTCAGCCCGCCTGCTGCAGGAGCAGAGAGTCACCAACGTCCACATCCGACAGATTGCCCAGCACCTGGAGGGCCAGAACGAGCTCCTGCAGATGATGCGGCGCTCCCAGGAGGCTCAGGCGTTCGCCCAGGAAAGACAGGCCCAGGCCCTGGAAGGTACCCAGGCTGCCCTGCTAGCATTAGTGCAGATGATCAGGCCTGCTCTCAAAGACCTGCGCAAATTCCTGCAGAGTGGAAATGAGGTCACAAACCCCAGCAGCTCAGCAGCAGGAGCGATAGCTGATGGGGCAGGAACAGAGGAGCAGAGCAGGCCCAAAACACCTCCACGTCCTCCACAGCAAGCTGAGGAGACACAatag